In Candidatus Bathyarchaeia archaeon, the following are encoded in one genomic region:
- a CDS encoding site-2 protease family protein translates to MTEIPSETAEAPFDQAYFEQITALVTAEFQVEEALIEHNVPTYFLKQPQETKNAFLRLLDNLEKINLIAILRKRDGKIVLKVVQKPPTKPSNILINWLLFFATIGTTFATGYLISPAMINPFISGATFTVAIMAVLGAHEMGHKLTANKRKVESSPPYFIPGPPPVGQVFGIGTFGAVIMQKSLPRNRDALFDIGVSGPLIGFVITVIVTFVGLALSPVVYRLPEGPFGSFPILFDLIGTALSNLGVYGRGNIILIHPVAFAGFIGMIVTMLNLLPAGMLDGGHVATSILGGKLRGVLNVVAIVFLVIYGYYPMAFFVLFLSLFRHPGPLDDVSSLSKKRKCVIPILFIVFILCGITLPPPRVHSIKIDSNVPGVTFWIQYEGSEYFQSSAPWESTLAEGTYFILVNSTVIIGGTAYRFLWWEDGSTSLNRTVTLNQDMVIFANYTMSAPLL, encoded by the coding sequence ATGACTGAAATACCAAGCGAAACCGCGGAAGCACCATTCGACCAAGCATATTTTGAGCAAATAACCGCGCTTGTAACTGCAGAGTTTCAAGTAGAAGAGGCATTGATAGAACATAACGTTCCAACATACTTTTTAAAACAGCCTCAAGAAACAAAAAACGCTTTTTTAAGATTGTTAGATAATCTAGAAAAGATAAATTTAATAGCGATTTTACGAAAACGTGATGGTAAAATTGTTTTAAAAGTGGTTCAGAAACCGCCTACAAAACCAAGCAACATTCTAATCAATTGGTTATTGTTTTTTGCTACTATTGGAACGACGTTTGCGACTGGATACTTGATTTCTCCTGCAATGATTAACCCGTTCATAAGCGGTGCAACATTCACGGTAGCTATAATGGCGGTTCTCGGAGCACATGAGATGGGACACAAATTAACCGCAAACAAGAGGAAAGTGGAATCGTCGCCACCATATTTCATTCCAGGCCCGCCGCCTGTTGGGCAAGTTTTTGGCATCGGCACCTTCGGCGCAGTTATAATGCAGAAATCTTTACCACGTAACAGAGACGCATTGTTTGACATAGGCGTAAGTGGGCCGCTTATAGGATTTGTTATTACTGTTATTGTCACTTTTGTTGGTCTTGCGCTTTCGCCAGTAGTGTACAGACTTCCTGAGGGACCGTTTGGGTCGTTTCCAATTCTCTTCGACCTTATAGGAACAGCGTTGAGTAATCTTGGTGTGTATGGACGCGGTAACATAATTCTTATACATCCTGTTGCTTTTGCGGGTTTCATAGGTATGATTGTTACGATGCTGAATTTGTTGCCTGCAGGCATGCTAGATGGGGGTCACGTTGCCACGTCTATTTTGGGCGGAAAATTGAGAGGCGTATTGAATGTTGTAGCAATTGTTTTTCTTGTAATCTATGGATATTATCCCATGGCTTTTTTTGTTCTGTTTTTGTCTCTTTTTCGGCATCCTGGACCTTTAGATGATGTGTCTTCTCTCTCGAAAAAGCGGAAATGCGTGATTCCCATACTCTTTATAGTTTTTATTCTTTGTGGGATAACTCTTCCTCCACCGCGGGTTCACTCTATCAAAATAGACTCTAACGTGCCAGGAGTTACTTTTTGGATACAATATGAAGGGTCTGAATATTTCCAGAGCAGTGCTCCTTGGGAAAGCACGTTGGCTGAAGGAACATATTTCATTCTTGTTAATTCAACTGTTATAATTGGCGGAACAGCCTACAGGTTTTTGTGGTGGGAAGATGGAAGCACTAGTCTGAATAGGACTGTGACTCTTAATCAAGATATGGTAATCTTTGCTAACTATACAATGAGCGCTCCCTTGCTTTAG
- a CDS encoding MBL fold metallo-hydrolase translates to MNVQMFTVGSLLTNCYIVSCEEKKEAILIDPGFDGHTEAEKIFKHLSEEKLIPKFIVNTHGHPDHTCGNNAVKEKFHIPILIHEYDAHMLGETGKKIAQFFGFHNFSPQADILLHEEDTVKFGNTLLKVIHTPGHSRGSISLLGKKEVFTGDTLFAGSIGRVDFPESSERDMKNSLRKLAQLPENLIVYPGHGPATTIGEEKHANPFLQWL, encoded by the coding sequence ATGAATGTGCAAATGTTTACGGTTGGCAGCTTACTTACAAACTGCTACATTGTAAGTTGTGAAGAAAAAAAGGAAGCAATTCTAATTGACCCAGGTTTCGATGGGCATACTGAAGCAGAAAAAATCTTCAAACACTTAAGCGAAGAAAAACTAATACCAAAATTTATTGTAAACACCCACGGTCACCCTGACCACACATGTGGGAATAATGCAGTGAAGGAAAAATTTCACATACCAATCTTAATCCATGAATATGACGCACACATGCTCGGCGAAACAGGCAAGAAAATCGCTCAATTTTTTGGATTTCACAATTTCTCGCCGCAAGCAGATATACTGCTACATGAAGAGGACACTGTGAAGTTTGGAAATACACTCTTAAAAGTCATACACACTCCAGGCCATAGCCGCGGAAGCATTTCACTTCTGGGCAAAAAAGAAGTCTTCACCGGAGACACATTATTTGCAGGTTCGATTGGAAGAGTAGATTTCCCAGAAAGCTCTGAACGCGATATGAAAAACTCTCTAAGAAAATTGGCACAGTTACCGGAAAACCTCATTGTTTATCCGGGACATGGCCCAGCAACAACAATCGGTGAAGAAAAACACGCCAACCCATTTCTTCAATGGCTATAG
- the cofE gene encoding coenzyme F420-0:L-glutamate ligase, producing MKGFTAVALENFPLVNSGDNVAEIIVETASKNGLIIEDGDVVVVAQKIFSKAEGRVVRLRDVVPSKEAVEIAKLTGKSPKFVELVLKESNKILKASREVLLVEDKRGLVCINAGIDKSNVKGRGNFALLPENPDESARKCRVGIKKLTGKNVAVIICDTYSRPFRRGQVNFAIGVAGIKNFKDYRGKKDFFGQILKVKNVAVVDEIAAAAELLMGQAEEATPVVIFKGLNSMVEFCEKCSASELHISSDEDLFKNAL from the coding sequence GTGAAAGGATTCACTGCGGTCGCGCTTGAAAATTTTCCTTTAGTGAACTCTGGGGATAATGTGGCAGAAATTATTGTTGAAACTGCAAGTAAAAATGGCTTGATTATTGAAGATGGAGATGTTGTGGTTGTTGCGCAGAAGATTTTTTCGAAGGCTGAAGGAAGAGTAGTGCGGTTAAGGGATGTTGTTCCTTCTAAAGAAGCTGTGGAAATTGCGAAATTAACTGGGAAAAGTCCGAAATTCGTTGAGTTGGTTTTGAAGGAATCAAATAAGATATTGAAGGCTTCTCGCGAAGTGTTACTTGTGGAAGATAAGCGCGGTTTGGTCTGCATAAACGCTGGAATAGACAAGTCAAATGTGAAGGGAAGAGGAAACTTTGCGTTGTTGCCAGAAAACCCTGATGAATCAGCAAGAAAGTGTCGTGTGGGCATCAAGAAGTTAACGGGTAAAAATGTTGCAGTGATAATATGTGACACTTATAGTCGTCCTTTTAGGCGTGGACAAGTGAACTTCGCTATAGGTGTTGCTGGCATCAAAAACTTCAAAGACTATAGAGGTAAAAAAGATTTTTTTGGGCAAATTTTAAAAGTAAAGAACGTCGCGGTCGTGGATGAAATTGCCGCAGCCGCAGAATTGCTTATGGGACAAGCAGAAGAAGCCACGCCAGTTGTAATTTTCAAAGGCTTGAACAGTATGGTAGAGTTTTGTGAAAAATGCAGCGCAAGTGAATTGCATATCTCAAGCGACGAAGACCTTTTCAAAAATGCGCTATAG